The Streptomyces avermitilis MA-4680 = NBRC 14893 genome contains a region encoding:
- a CDS encoding FUSC family protein, whose amino-acid sequence MAGLRTVGAIALTLAVLALLRADVSHMVAGSMAAMVATFAVKDKQRREQAVTLALGLPVALTAMSLGALLNTHVIAGDLFFIALIFAAVYSRRFGDRGMALGLIGFQVYFVSLFVRATFSALPGLCGTLAIAFACSAVVRFGLVVETPERILERLRRAFRARLAQLVSAQIELLDAGPARLEKALEDVRLHTARLHETALMIQGRLDEGTSDSATASLVQRRVADAEIAAERLGVLLLSARSAERADTLTLHLPNAPLPAPGDWPRAQDDVTATLRRDLHALRMLVLRPVSHDRGPAVAHLRNRLLGYRDEENLPRASAAVQDVFRGIGEAARSVLGLRLAVDGPQDESDDTPATTRSREELDAEDVAIAGAEEKEPDDDGPTGLKRPTTRSAVQVSVGSALAIVGGEFLSSQRWYWAVLTCWVVFLNTASTGEILVKGYRRLLGTVLGVVAGVALAGLVGNRTWLAFVLVLLFIFAMFYSAPLSYALMSFFVTAMLGLLYTLLNTYSPEVLVLRIAETALGAACGVIAAVLVLPVNTDRRTDELLGTVLSRLGDVTDAAVEQLSGGPALDLLDKARDLDTALDDLRSSTQPLTHPITPLRARRQTARYLVALLETCAYHARSLAATAELLPYSKTVAADPRLKRAGRRIADNIGVLVARVEDEGSEGVVETGASLAAMLEADTEGATRPDRVTSRVLRHLQRLDEGVVGLARPLGVSVSSPDRESSRGRVGS is encoded by the coding sequence ATGGCCGGGCTGCGGACCGTGGGTGCCATCGCGCTCACCCTTGCCGTCCTGGCCCTTCTCCGTGCCGATGTCAGTCACATGGTGGCCGGTTCCATGGCGGCCATGGTCGCCACCTTCGCAGTCAAGGACAAACAGCGGCGCGAACAGGCGGTCACCCTCGCGCTCGGTCTGCCCGTGGCGCTCACCGCGATGTCGCTGGGAGCGCTGCTCAACACCCACGTCATCGCCGGTGACCTCTTCTTCATCGCGCTGATCTTCGCCGCGGTCTACAGCCGCCGGTTCGGTGACCGCGGTATGGCACTGGGTCTGATCGGGTTTCAGGTCTACTTCGTGTCACTGTTCGTCAGAGCCACCTTCTCCGCGCTGCCCGGGCTGTGCGGGACGCTCGCCATCGCGTTCGCCTGTAGCGCGGTGGTGCGGTTCGGCCTGGTGGTCGAGACGCCCGAGCGCATTCTGGAGCGGCTGCGCCGGGCGTTCCGGGCTCGCCTCGCCCAACTGGTGTCCGCCCAGATCGAGCTGCTCGACGCCGGCCCCGCCCGCCTGGAGAAGGCCTTGGAGGACGTACGCCTGCACACCGCGCGCCTCCACGAGACCGCGTTGATGATCCAGGGGCGGCTGGACGAGGGCACCAGCGACAGCGCCACCGCCTCGCTCGTACAGCGCCGCGTCGCGGACGCCGAGATCGCCGCCGAACGACTCGGTGTTCTGCTGCTCAGCGCCCGAAGCGCCGAACGCGCCGACACGCTGACCCTGCACCTGCCGAACGCGCCGCTGCCGGCACCCGGCGACTGGCCGCGAGCGCAGGACGACGTCACGGCCACACTGCGCCGTGATCTCCACGCGCTGCGTATGCTCGTCCTCCGCCCGGTCTCGCACGACCGCGGCCCCGCGGTGGCCCATCTGCGCAACCGGCTGCTCGGCTACCGCGACGAAGAGAACCTGCCGCGCGCCTCGGCCGCGGTCCAGGACGTCTTCCGCGGCATCGGAGAGGCGGCGCGCTCCGTCCTGGGCCTGCGGCTGGCCGTCGACGGACCCCAGGACGAGTCCGACGACACACCCGCGACGACCCGCTCCCGTGAGGAGCTGGACGCCGAGGACGTCGCCATCGCGGGGGCCGAGGAGAAGGAGCCGGACGACGACGGACCCACGGGGCTGAAGCGTCCCACGACCCGGTCCGCCGTCCAGGTGTCGGTGGGCTCGGCCCTGGCGATCGTCGGCGGCGAGTTCCTTTCCAGCCAGCGCTGGTACTGGGCGGTGCTGACCTGCTGGGTCGTCTTCCTGAACACGGCGTCCACCGGAGAGATCCTCGTCAAGGGCTACCGACGGCTCCTGGGCACCGTGCTCGGGGTCGTCGCCGGGGTCGCCCTGGCGGGCCTGGTCGGCAACCGCACCTGGCTCGCGTTCGTACTCGTGCTGCTCTTCATCTTCGCGATGTTCTACAGCGCGCCGCTGTCGTACGCCCTGATGTCCTTCTTCGTCACGGCCATGCTGGGGTTGCTGTACACGCTCCTCAACACCTACAGCCCCGAGGTGCTCGTCCTGCGCATCGCGGAGACCGCGCTCGGTGCCGCCTGCGGCGTCATCGCGGCCGTACTGGTCCTGCCCGTGAACACGGATCGCCGTACCGACGAACTCCTCGGCACGGTGCTGAGCCGGCTCGGGGACGTCACCGACGCCGCGGTGGAGCAGCTGAGCGGCGGGCCCGCGCTCGATCTGCTGGACAAGGCCCGGGACCTCGACACGGCACTGGACGATCTGCGGTCCTCCACGCAGCCGCTGACCCACCCGATCACCCCGCTGCGGGCCCGCCGCCAGACCGCGCGCTATCTCGTGGCTCTCCTGGAGACATGCGCCTATCACGCGCGTTCGCTGGCGGCGACGGCCGAACTCCTGCCCTACAGCAAGACCGTCGCCGCCGATCCGCGTCTCAAGAGGGCCGGGCGGCGTATCGCCGACAACATCGGCGTACTCGTCGCCCGGGTCGAGGACGAGGGCAGCGAAGGTGTGGTCGAGACCGGCGCCAGCCTCGCCGCCATGCTGGAGGCGGACACTGAGGGTGCCACGCGGCCCGACCGGGTCACGAGCCGTGTCCTGAGGCATTTGCAACGCCTGGACGAGGGAGTGGTCGGTCTCGCCCGCCCGCTCGGAGTGTCGGTCTCGTCCCCGGACCGTGAGTCCTCCCGGGGCCGCGTCGGCTCGTAG
- a CDS encoding carbohydrate ABC transporter permease, giving the protein MTTLQPSAAVSRPPARPPSKRDRRSWTGWGFIGPFAVVFAFVFLAPIVYSIYLSVFRTQLIGGTTFVGLDNYQQALHDDQFWASLGRVSLFLAVQVPIMLGIALLIALALDSGRLYGKDFFRIAIFLPYAVPAVVATLMWGFMYGTRFGLVGDINEAFGVTLPDPLSTDLVLASIGNIVTWEFVGYNMLIFYSALRVIPNSLYEAAEIDGAGQIRVITAIKLPAIRGALVIATIFSIIGSFQLFNEPNILRPLARNAITTDYTPNFFTYSLSFNGQQHNYSAAVAIIMGLITMVIAYAVQLRGMRKGA; this is encoded by the coding sequence ATGACGACGCTACAACCCTCAGCGGCTGTATCACGGCCCCCGGCCCGGCCTCCGTCGAAGCGGGACCGCCGCTCGTGGACAGGGTGGGGGTTCATAGGCCCCTTCGCGGTGGTCTTCGCCTTTGTCTTCCTGGCTCCGATCGTCTATTCGATCTACCTCAGCGTCTTCCGCACCCAGCTCATCGGCGGCACGACCTTCGTGGGCCTGGACAACTACCAACAGGCCCTGCACGACGACCAGTTCTGGGCCTCGCTCGGACGGGTCTCGCTCTTTCTGGCCGTACAGGTGCCGATCATGCTGGGCATCGCCCTGCTGATCGCCCTCGCCCTGGACAGCGGGCGCCTCTACGGCAAGGACTTCTTCCGCATAGCGATCTTCCTGCCGTACGCGGTGCCCGCCGTGGTGGCCACCCTGATGTGGGGCTTCATGTACGGCACCCGCTTCGGTCTCGTCGGGGACATCAACGAGGCCTTCGGCGTCACCCTGCCCGACCCGCTCTCCACCGACCTGGTCCTGGCGTCGATCGGCAACATCGTCACCTGGGAGTTCGTCGGCTACAACATGCTGATCTTCTACTCCGCGCTGCGGGTCATCCCGAACTCGCTGTACGAGGCCGCGGAGATCGACGGCGCCGGACAGATCCGCGTCATCACCGCCATCAAGCTCCCCGCCATCCGCGGTGCCCTCGTCATCGCGACGATCTTCTCGATCATCGGCAGCTTCCAGCTCTTCAACGAGCCGAACATCCTGCGGCCATTGGCGCGCAACGCCATCACGACGGACTACACCCCGAACTTCTTCACCTACTCACTGTCCTTCAACGGCCAGCAGCACAACTACTCCGCGGCGGTCGCCATCATCATGGGGCTGATCACCATGGTCATCGCCTATGCCGTGCAGCTCCGCGGCATGCGCAAGGGAGCGTGA
- a CDS encoding LacI family DNA-binding transcriptional regulator, with protein MADVARLAGVSSQTVSRVSNGYAGVTEETRQEVLAAMKELGYRPNSAARALKRGEFRTIGVITFNLSTTGNMRTLEAIATSAAQEGYAVTLLPVAVPTQDEVHGAFSRLGELAVDAVIIIMEVHLLDAATISLPPHVQVAVADSDAGDRYTVVDTDQAGGARAAVRHLLELGHRTIWHLAGPEESYAAQRRADAWRAELIEAGRVPPAVVRGDWSAESGYQAGLRIADEEDCTAVFAANDQMALGLLRALHERGRRIPEDVSVIGFDDIPEAGSFLPPLTTVHQDFAEVGRLCVQGVLRRMRHDAAEHGTTLVPTKLVVRDSTAPPPSR; from the coding sequence ATGGCGGATGTCGCCCGCCTGGCCGGCGTCTCCTCGCAGACCGTCTCCCGCGTGTCCAACGGCTACGCGGGCGTCACCGAAGAGACCCGGCAAGAGGTCCTGGCGGCCATGAAGGAGCTGGGCTACCGGCCCAACAGTGCGGCCCGGGCCCTCAAGCGCGGCGAGTTCCGCACCATCGGTGTCATCACGTTCAACCTTTCCACCACGGGCAACATGCGGACCCTGGAGGCGATCGCCACCTCCGCGGCGCAGGAGGGGTACGCCGTCACGCTCCTGCCCGTGGCCGTCCCCACCCAGGACGAGGTGCACGGCGCCTTCTCCCGTCTGGGAGAGCTCGCCGTCGATGCCGTCATCATCATCATGGAAGTGCACCTTCTCGATGCGGCGACCATCTCCTTGCCCCCGCACGTCCAGGTCGCCGTCGCGGACTCGGACGCCGGTGACCGTTACACCGTGGTCGACACCGACCAGGCGGGCGGAGCCCGCGCGGCCGTGCGGCACCTGTTGGAACTCGGTCACCGCACGATCTGGCATCTGGCCGGTCCCGAGGAGTCGTACGCGGCGCAGCGCCGTGCCGACGCGTGGCGCGCCGAACTCATCGAGGCGGGCCGCGTCCCGCCCGCCGTGGTACGAGGCGACTGGTCGGCGGAGTCCGGCTATCAGGCGGGGCTGCGGATCGCCGACGAGGAGGACTGTACGGCGGTGTTCGCCGCCAACGACCAGATGGCGCTGGGGCTGTTGCGGGCCCTGCACGAGCGCGGCCGGAGAATTCCGGAGGACGTCAGCGTCATCGGCTTCGACGACATCCCCGAGGCCGGCTCCTTCCTGCCTCCCCTGACCACTGTTCACCAGGACTTCGCGGAAGTGGGGCGACTGTGTGTGCAGGGTGTCCTGCGGCGGATGCGCCACGACGCGGCAGAACACGGCACCACGCTCGTACCCACGAAACTCGTGGTCCGTGACAGCACGGCACCGCCCCCTTCGCGGTAG
- a CDS encoding carbohydrate ABC transporter permease, protein MSSTSSPVTTDSQPASVPATGPTKGAPRLRTPRKHVPGRPKRSVPLTLLTGLVLLYTLVPLAWLVISATKTQEGLADSSGLWFAHDFALWDNISQTFTYDDGIFVRWLLNTLLYVVLGAGGATLLAILGGYALAKFTFPGKRAVFAVVIGAVAVPGTALAVPTFLMFSKMGLTDTPWAVIIPSLVSPFGLYLMWVFATEAIPVELLEAARIDGAGEVRTFFQVALPLLAPGIVTVLLFTTVATWNNYFLPLIMLKDPDWYPLTLGLSAWNAQAETIGGDVIFNLVITGSLLTIVPLIIAFLLLQKYWQSGLAAGSVKE, encoded by the coding sequence ATGAGCAGCACGAGCAGCCCCGTCACCACCGACTCCCAGCCCGCATCCGTTCCGGCCACCGGCCCGACCAAGGGCGCGCCCCGACTGCGCACGCCCCGCAAGCATGTTCCCGGACGCCCCAAGCGCAGCGTGCCGCTGACCCTGCTCACCGGCCTGGTCCTGCTCTACACCCTGGTGCCCTTGGCGTGGCTGGTCATCAGCGCCACCAAGACCCAGGAAGGGCTGGCCGACTCCTCCGGACTGTGGTTCGCCCATGACTTCGCCCTCTGGGACAACATCAGCCAGACGTTCACCTACGACGACGGCATCTTCGTCCGCTGGTTGCTGAACACCCTGCTGTACGTCGTGCTCGGGGCCGGCGGTGCCACCCTCCTGGCGATCCTGGGCGGCTACGCGCTGGCGAAGTTCACCTTCCCCGGAAAGCGCGCCGTCTTCGCCGTGGTCATCGGCGCCGTCGCCGTCCCGGGCACCGCCCTCGCGGTGCCCACCTTCCTGATGTTCAGCAAGATGGGGCTGACCGACACACCGTGGGCGGTGATCATCCCCTCGCTCGTCTCGCCCTTCGGCCTGTATCTGATGTGGGTCTTCGCCACCGAAGCCATTCCCGTCGAACTCCTCGAGGCCGCCCGCATCGACGGAGCGGGCGAGGTGCGCACCTTCTTCCAGGTCGCCCTGCCGCTGCTCGCCCCCGGCATCGTGACCGTTCTGCTGTTCACCACGGTCGCGACCTGGAACAACTACTTCCTGCCGCTGATCATGCTCAAGGACCCGGACTGGTACCCCCTGACCCTCGGCCTGAGCGCCTGGAACGCCCAGGCCGAGACGATCGGCGGCGATGTGATCTTCAACCTGGTGATCACCGGCTCGCTGCTCACCATCGTCCCGCTGATCATCGCGTTCCTGCTGTTGCAGAAGTACTGGCAGTCCGGGCTCGCCGCCGGAAGCGTCAAGGAATGA
- a CDS encoding M4 family metallopeptidase produces MRRRVRTRLERPLVRRLPAQRDSRPPAPRRAALSAPFTGRPSQKEKPLSRPPRSSHRRRYTAALALTTAGTLFAAGFQTGVASAAPRDPGHAKIAATPRAGAAPAKLSPAKHAALLKSATAAVGDTAKSLGLGAKEKLIVKDVAKDADGTTHTRYERTYAGLPVLGGDLVVHLRNGGRTTVSEATKATVRVPAVTAKVSSATAAGKAVAAAKKADAKHPKIDGAPRLVVWAAGAKPVLAWESVVEGVQHDGTPSELHVITDATSGKAVFDFEDVRTGTGTGQFSGTVPLGSTLSGSTYELVDADRAGHRTYDLNQGTSGTGTLFTDDNDVWGDGTQSNRQTAGVDVAFGAAATWDYYKDVFGRNGIRNDGVAAYSRAHYGNAYVNAFWSDTCFCMTYGDGASNTHPLTALDVAAHEMSHGVTSATANLTYSGESGGLNEATSDIFAAAVEFHADLPADVPDYLVGEKIDIRGNGTPLRYMDKPSKDGSSRDSWDSSLGSIDVHYSSGPANHFFYLLSEGSGAKTVNGVSYDSPTSDGKAVTGIGIENAQRIWYRALTTYMTSTTNYAGARVATLQAAADLFGAYSDTYLAVAAAWAGINVGDRIALGVNIAPIADQTSGVGQEVSLQTDAYTTNSGAGLTYAATGLPDGLTLSDTGLISGVPTTAGTSEVTLTVTDSTGTAASVSFSWRVAHIYANGTRVDIPDAGAAVESPIVITGQTGNASATTQVYVKIVHTYRGDLTVDLVGPDGTVYSLLNHSGGSADNVDQTFTVDASAQPVDGTWKLRVRDTASIDVGYLQQWQLTP; encoded by the coding sequence ATGCGCCGCCGAGTCCGGACACGCCTCGAGCGTCCCCTCGTGCGGCGCCTTCCCGCTCAGCGCGATTCCCGGCCGCCCGCACCCCGTCGGGCCGCTCTCTCGGCCCCCTTCACAGGCCGACCGTCGCAGAAGGAGAAGCCCTTGTCACGGCCCCCTCGCTCCTCGCATCGACGCAGATACACAGCCGCGTTGGCCCTCACCACCGCCGGCACGCTGTTCGCCGCCGGGTTTCAGACCGGCGTCGCGTCCGCCGCCCCCCGCGACCCCGGTCATGCGAAGATCGCAGCCACTCCGAGGGCTGGTGCAGCCCCGGCGAAGCTGTCTCCCGCGAAGCATGCCGCGCTCCTGAAGAGCGCGACCGCCGCAGTCGGCGACACCGCGAAGAGCCTCGGCCTCGGCGCCAAGGAGAAGCTGATCGTCAAGGACGTCGCGAAGGACGCCGACGGCACCACGCACACCCGCTACGAGCGCACGTACGCGGGCCTGCCGGTCCTCGGCGGCGACCTGGTCGTGCACCTCAGGAACGGCGGCCGCACGACGGTGTCCGAGGCCACCAAGGCCACCGTCAGGGTTCCGGCCGTCACCGCCAAGGTCAGCTCCGCCACGGCCGCGGGCAAGGCGGTTGCGGCCGCCAAGAAGGCCGATGCCAAGCATCCCAAGATCGACGGCGCGCCACGGCTGGTCGTCTGGGCCGCCGGAGCCAAGCCGGTCCTGGCCTGGGAGTCGGTGGTCGAGGGCGTCCAGCACGACGGCACGCCGAGCGAGCTCCATGTCATCACCGACGCCACCTCGGGCAAGGCGGTCTTCGACTTCGAGGACGTACGCACCGGTACGGGCACCGGCCAGTTCAGCGGAACCGTTCCGCTCGGCAGCACGCTCTCCGGCTCCACGTACGAGCTGGTGGACGCCGACCGTGCGGGGCACCGCACCTACGACCTGAACCAGGGCACCTCGGGCACCGGCACCCTGTTCACAGATGACAACGATGTCTGGGGGGACGGCACCCAGAGCAACCGGCAGACCGCCGGCGTGGACGTCGCCTTCGGCGCCGCGGCCACCTGGGACTACTACAAGGACGTTTTCGGCCGCAACGGCATACGCAACGACGGCGTGGCCGCCTACAGCCGCGCGCACTACGGCAACGCGTACGTCAACGCCTTCTGGTCCGACACCTGCTTCTGCATGACCTACGGGGACGGCGCGAGCAACACGCACCCGCTGACCGCTCTGGACGTCGCCGCGCACGAGATGAGCCACGGCGTCACCAGCGCCACCGCCAACCTCACGTACTCGGGTGAGTCCGGCGGCCTCAACGAGGCGACCTCGGACATCTTCGCCGCGGCCGTGGAGTTCCACGCCGACCTGCCCGCCGACGTGCCCGACTACCTGGTCGGCGAGAAGATCGACATCCGCGGCAACGGCACCCCCCTGCGCTACATGGACAAGCCGTCCAAGGACGGGTCCTCCCGCGACTCCTGGGATTCCTCGCTGGGCAGCATCGACGTCCACTACTCCTCCGGCCCGGCCAACCACTTCTTCTATCTGCTCTCGGAGGGCAGCGGCGCCAAGACCGTCAACGGCGTCTCCTACGACAGCCCCACGTCCGACGGCAAGGCCGTGACCGGCATCGGCATCGAGAACGCCCAGCGGATCTGGTACCGGGCACTCACCACCTACATGACCTCCACCACCAACTACGCCGGCGCCCGCGTCGCGACCCTCCAGGCAGCGGCCGACCTGTTCGGTGCCTACAGCGACACCTACCTCGCCGTCGCCGCCGCGTGGGCCGGGATCAACGTCGGCGACCGGATAGCGCTCGGCGTCAACATCGCCCCGATCGCCGACCAGACCAGCGGCGTCGGCCAGGAGGTCTCCCTGCAGACCGACGCCTACACCACCAACTCGGGTGCCGGTCTCACCTACGCGGCCACCGGCCTGCCGGACGGTCTGACGCTCAGCGACACCGGGCTGATCTCCGGGGTTCCGACCACCGCCGGCACCAGTGAGGTGACACTGACGGTCACGGACAGCACCGGCACGGCCGCCTCGGTGAGCTTCAGCTGGAGGGTGGCGCACATCTACGCCAACGGCACCCGCGTCGACATCCCCGACGCCGGAGCCGCGGTGGAGTCCCCGATCGTCATCACCGGCCAGACCGGCAACGCCTCGGCGACCACCCAGGTCTACGTCAAGATCGTCCACACATACCGCGGTGACCTCACGGTCGACCTGGTCGGCCCCGACGGCACCGTCTACTCGCTGCTGAACCACAGCGGCGGTTCCGCCGACAACGTCGACCAGACCTTCACGGTCGACGCCTCCGCGCAGCCGGTCGACGGCACCTGGAAACTGCGGGTCCGTGACACCGCCTCGATCGACGTCGGCTACCTCCAGCAATGGCAGCTCACGCCCTGA
- a CDS encoding NAD(+)/NADH kinase, producing MTVTRVGLVMHGGRAQAGDAARIVRGWCAERGVHCADIDVWRDDTRHSAREEVAAAGNPDLIVTLGGDGTFLRGARLAAENDALVLGVDLGRVGFLTEVPAAAVCEALEAVQEDRITVESRMLLTLRASRRLQVPTGMEALLRYGRGPLLPPPRVRTDCAEGDDWGIALHVTALNDIVLEKLARDRQVSVGVYLAGRLLASYSADALLVATPTGSTAYSFAAGGPVVSPRAEALIFTPVAPHMAFNRSVVAAPDEPIALRVLDRSGPAAVSVDGQLRGVLDPGDWIGVYAAPRRLKAVRLGPMDFYGRLRERMNLTDAPAAVADGQAAPLWPVTSAPPADLAHLTLPPGPGDTPSAS from the coding sequence GTGACCGTGACGCGTGTCGGCCTGGTCATGCACGGAGGTCGTGCGCAGGCCGGGGACGCCGCGAGGATCGTGCGTGGCTGGTGCGCGGAACGCGGCGTGCACTGTGCGGACATCGACGTGTGGCGGGACGACACCCGGCACAGTGCCCGCGAGGAGGTCGCGGCGGCGGGCAATCCGGATCTGATCGTCACGCTGGGCGGAGACGGCACGTTCCTGCGGGGTGCGCGGCTCGCCGCGGAGAATGACGCCCTGGTCCTCGGCGTCGATCTCGGCCGGGTGGGTTTCCTGACAGAGGTGCCCGCCGCCGCTGTGTGCGAGGCGCTGGAGGCCGTCCAGGAGGACCGGATCACGGTCGAGAGCCGCATGCTGCTGACGCTCCGCGCGTCCCGTCGTCTACAGGTGCCCACCGGCATGGAAGCTCTGCTGCGATACGGGCGGGGCCCCCTCCTGCCGCCCCCGCGGGTGCGTACCGACTGTGCGGAGGGCGATGACTGGGGCATCGCGCTGCACGTCACCGCGCTCAACGACATCGTCCTGGAGAAGCTGGCGAGGGACCGGCAGGTGTCGGTCGGCGTCTATCTCGCCGGCCGGCTGCTGGCCTCCTACTCCGCCGACGCGCTGCTGGTGGCCACGCCCACCGGCTCGACGGCCTACAGCTTCGCCGCGGGCGGTCCGGTCGTCTCGCCGCGCGCCGAGGCTCTGATCTTCACCCCGGTCGCCCCGCACATGGCGTTCAACCGCTCCGTCGTCGCCGCCCCCGACGAGCCGATCGCACTGCGGGTACTGGACCGCTCGGGGCCGGCCGCGGTCAGCGTCGACGGACAGTTGCGCGGTGTGCTCGACCCGGGGGACTGGATCGGTGTGTACGCGGCTCCGCGCCGGCTGAAAGCGGTCCGGTTGGGGCCCATGGACTTCTACGGCCGTCTGCGTGAACGCATGAACCTGACCGACGCCCCGGCCGCGGTCGCCGACGGGCAGGCCGCCCCGCTGTGGCCGGTGACCAGTGCTCCGCCGGCCGATCTGGCGCATCTGACCCTGCCCCCAGGGCCCGGTGACACGCCGTCCGCCTCGTGA
- a CDS encoding SDR family NAD(P)-dependent oxidoreductase, whose amino-acid sequence MHIDLKGRTALVTGSTQGIGAAIAVGLARAGARVGVNGRSRERVESAVASLAVEAPGADLVAVTADVATEEGAAAVEDALPQVDILVNNLGIFGAKDPLEITDDEWRRYFEVNVLAAVRLTRMFLPGMAERGWGRVQYLASDSAVAVPAEMIHYGMSKTALLAVSRGFAKQAAGTGVTVNSVIAGPTHTGGVEDFVYELVDREVPWDEAQRTFMRERRPQSLLQRLIEPEEIANMVVYLSSEQASATTGGALRVDGGYVDSILP is encoded by the coding sequence ATGCACATCGATCTGAAAGGCCGCACCGCACTGGTGACCGGCTCCACGCAGGGCATCGGCGCGGCGATCGCCGTCGGACTTGCCCGGGCCGGCGCCCGGGTGGGCGTCAACGGCCGCTCCCGGGAGCGGGTCGAGTCAGCCGTCGCCTCGCTGGCCGTGGAGGCGCCGGGCGCCGATCTGGTGGCGGTGACCGCGGACGTGGCCACGGAGGAGGGCGCGGCCGCGGTGGAGGACGCGCTGCCGCAGGTGGACATTCTCGTCAACAATCTCGGAATCTTCGGTGCCAAGGACCCGCTGGAGATCACCGATGACGAGTGGCGGCGCTACTTCGAGGTGAACGTGCTCGCCGCGGTGCGCCTGACTCGCATGTTCCTGCCGGGAATGGCCGAACGTGGCTGGGGCCGCGTCCAGTACCTCGCCAGTGACTCGGCGGTGGCCGTGCCCGCGGAGATGATCCACTACGGCATGTCCAAGACGGCACTGCTCGCGGTGAGCCGAGGATTCGCCAAACAGGCGGCGGGCACCGGGGTCACGGTGAATTCCGTCATCGCGGGCCCCACGCACACCGGCGGGGTCGAGGACTTCGTCTACGAGCTCGTGGACCGGGAGGTGCCCTGGGACGAGGCGCAGCGGACCTTCATGCGTGAGCGGCGCCCGCAGTCCTTGCTCCAGCGGCTGATCGAGCCGGAGGAGATCGCCAACATGGTCGTCTACCTCAGCTCCGAGCAGGCTTCGGCCACGACCGGGGGAGCCCTGCGTGTCGACGGCGGATACGTCGACTCGATCCTGCCGTGA
- the hemC gene encoding hydroxymethylbilane synthase, with protein MSALELIRIVSRDSPMALAQVARVRAELAALHPRTRTEVVAVKTTGDKWMGDLSKVDGKGAFTKEVDAALLAGEADLAVHCVKDVPADRPLPAGTMFAAFLKRDDIRDALVHPGGLTLDELPPGTRIGTSSVRRVAQLAAAYPHLECVPFRGNANRRLEKLAAGEADALLLAVSGLERIGREDVITEVLEPETMMPPIGAGILALQCREGDTGLIETISELGDPGTHREATAERMFLHVLQGHCNSPIAGYARTERNGELSLRASVFTLDGKTVLNAHEWAGRLDPATLGTSVAVALLRQGARELIDDIPH; from the coding sequence ATGTCCGCCCTTGAACTGATCCGTATCGTCTCCCGCGACTCACCCATGGCACTGGCCCAGGTGGCGCGCGTCCGCGCCGAACTGGCCGCGCTCCATCCCCGCACGCGCACCGAAGTCGTGGCCGTGAAGACGACCGGTGACAAGTGGATGGGGGATCTGTCCAAGGTCGACGGCAAGGGCGCGTTCACCAAGGAGGTCGATGCCGCACTGCTCGCGGGCGAGGCGGATCTCGCGGTGCACTGCGTCAAGGACGTCCCCGCCGACCGGCCGCTCCCGGCGGGCACCATGTTCGCCGCGTTCCTCAAGCGGGACGACATCCGCGACGCCCTCGTCCACCCCGGCGGGCTCACCCTCGACGAACTTCCGCCGGGTACCCGGATCGGAACCTCCTCGGTGCGCCGCGTCGCCCAACTGGCCGCCGCGTACCCCCACCTGGAGTGCGTGCCGTTTCGGGGCAACGCCAACCGGCGGCTGGAGAAGCTCGCGGCCGGCGAGGCCGACGCCCTGCTGCTCGCGGTGTCCGGCCTCGAACGCATCGGCCGCGAGGACGTGATCACCGAAGTCCTGGAGCCCGAGACCATGATGCCGCCGATCGGCGCGGGCATCCTGGCCCTCCAGTGCCGGGAGGGCGACACCGGCCTCATCGAGACCATCAGCGAACTCGGCGACCCGGGCACCCACCGCGAGGCCACCGCGGAGCGCATGTTCCTGCACGTTCTCCAGGGGCACTGCAATTCGCCCATCGCCGGCTACGCCCGAACCGAACGCAATGGTGAACTGTCCCTGCGCGCCAGCGTGTTCACCCTGGACGGCAAGACGGTCCTGAACGCCCACGAGTGGGCGGGCCGCCTCGACCCGGCGACGCTCGGCACCTCCGTGGCCGTCGCCCTGCTGCGTCAGGGCGCCCGCGAGCTGATCGACGACATCCCGCACTGA